In one window of Nakamurella sp. PAMC28650 DNA:
- a CDS encoding ArsR/SmtB family transcription factor, which yields MFMQTMTSGAVLARFGHALSDPTRARILLALREDPAYPSDLAELLGVSRQSLSNHLTCLRGCGLVVAIPEGRRTRYELADPRLAHALTDLMDVVPTGDPQHIAALHLSVDVPHRAPASAP from the coding sequence CTGTTCATGCAGACGATGACCTCCGGCGCGGTGCTGGCCCGGTTCGGGCACGCCCTCTCGGACCCGACCAGGGCGCGCATCCTGCTGGCCCTGCGCGAAGACCCTGCCTACCCCTCCGATCTGGCCGAACTGCTCGGCGTCAGCCGCCAGAGCCTGTCGAACCACCTCACCTGCCTGCGTGGATGCGGGCTGGTGGTGGCCATCCCCGAAGGTCGGCGCACGCGTTACGAGTTGGCCGATCCGCGTTTGGCGCACGCACTGACCGACCTGATGGACGTGGTACCTACCGGCGACCCGCAACACATCGCGGCCCTGCACCTGTCGGTGGACGTTCCGCACCGGGCCCCTGCGAGCGCACCGTGA
- a CDS encoding EthD family reductase, protein MPTKITVIYDNPNDAAAFEAGYAEGQVALAKALPGLVSFESSKVWPKEDGSPTPAYRMIDLYFPAYDTAGAAVSTAEAAALFPSIFGLATGGVPILFSDVEES, encoded by the coding sequence ATGCCTACCAAGATCACCGTCATCTACGACAACCCCAACGACGCCGCAGCTTTCGAGGCCGGATACGCCGAGGGTCAGGTGGCGCTGGCGAAGGCTCTTCCCGGCCTGGTCTCCTTCGAGAGCTCCAAGGTGTGGCCGAAGGAGGACGGCAGTCCGACCCCGGCCTACCGGATGATCGACCTGTATTTCCCGGCCTACGACACGGCCGGCGCCGCCGTCTCGACGGCGGAGGCCGCAGCACTGTTCCCGAGCATCTTCGGTCTGGCCACCGGCGGTGTGCCTATCCTGTTCTCGGACGTCGAGGAGTCCTGA
- a CDS encoding L,D-transpeptidase, producing MAAHGLRRGLTGMITAMALLAGATTTLTVTVVTPAAAETPAAAEIAAATAAARAAAPGPVPVDAGQLITVDAPTSSSTTATLTGWSRGSDGVWRVAIGPVSAHVGAEGIGTASEGSGRTPAGTFALTQAFGRLPDPGTRLPYFQSGPSDWWDENPSSPTYNLPVRRASSPGGDSENLYYSGSVYDYAVNMDYNGARVPGAGSAFFLHVTDGQPTAGCVSVPEATMVSILKWLDPTRHPFVNTRVGAAWKPPVPAALVGRVDVEAAIGGRQAVISGWALNLSDPGTAVQITVGVTGPGGMQDSHDTTRFARPDVVRSHPGALRTSGFDLIVTSTVGTKLVCVYEVAVPTGQTRLMACRRVTFTARSTPRGISIPW from the coding sequence ATGGCAGCGCACGGACTGCGGCGCGGTCTGACCGGGATGATCACGGCGATGGCCCTGCTCGCCGGTGCCACGACCACCCTGACCGTGACCGTGGTGACGCCGGCTGCGGCCGAGACGCCTGCTGCGGCCGAGATTGCGGCTGCGACGGCGGCTGCGAGGGCGGCGGCCCCTGGTCCCGTGCCCGTCGACGCCGGGCAGCTGATCACCGTCGACGCCCCCACGTCCAGCTCCACCACCGCGACGCTGACGGGGTGGTCGCGCGGCAGCGATGGCGTCTGGCGGGTGGCGATCGGCCCGGTCAGCGCCCACGTCGGCGCGGAGGGCATCGGCACGGCGTCGGAGGGCAGCGGTCGCACACCGGCCGGTACGTTCGCGCTGACCCAGGCCTTCGGCAGGCTGCCCGACCCTGGAACGCGGTTGCCCTACTTCCAGAGCGGCCCTTCCGACTGGTGGGACGAGAACCCGTCGTCACCCACCTACAACCTGCCCGTGCGCCGGGCGAGCAGCCCCGGCGGCGACAGCGAGAACCTCTACTACTCGGGGAGCGTCTACGACTATGCCGTGAACATGGACTACAACGGGGCCCGCGTGCCCGGCGCCGGGTCGGCCTTCTTCCTCCACGTCACCGACGGTCAGCCGACCGCAGGTTGCGTGTCGGTGCCGGAGGCGACGATGGTATCGATCCTGAAGTGGCTCGATCCGACCAGACATCCGTTCGTCAATACCAGGGTCGGCGCGGCCTGGAAGCCGCCCGTACCGGCCGCGCTGGTCGGCCGGGTCGATGTGGAGGCCGCCATCGGGGGCCGGCAGGCGGTGATCTCCGGATGGGCCCTGAACCTGTCGGACCCCGGGACCGCAGTGCAGATCACGGTGGGCGTCACAGGCCCCGGCGGGATGCAGGACAGCCACGACACCACCAGGTTCGCCCGCCCTGACGTCGTCAGATCCCACCCGGGTGCGCTCCGGACGAGCGGCTTCGATTTGATCGTCACGAGCACGGTGGGGACGAAACTGGTCTGCGTCTACGAGGTGGCGGTTCCCACCGGGCAGACCCGGCTGATGGCGTGCCGACGGGTCACCTTCACGGCGCGGAGCACCCCCCGGGGCATCAGCATCCCATGGTGA
- a CDS encoding sugar porter family MFS transporter, with product MPARDTRYSDHGERHPARATAISVAAAVGGFLFGFDTSVINGAVDSIKSHFSLGSGVTGFVVAVALIGSAVGAWYAGMLADRWGRPRVMLIGAVLFLVSSIGSGLSFSVVELGIWRFIGGLGIGVASVIGPTYISEVAPAGLRGRLASLQQMAIVLGIFVALLSDAWLAGGNGGALATTWFGLQAWRWMFLVGVVPSIIYGLLSLGIPESPRFLVARGKDEAAAKVLRRVLGETPEQIDERIVDIRKSVTREDKPSFKDLRGRRFGLHPLVWVGILLAAFQQLVGINVIFYYSTSLWKSVGFKDSFSYTASVITSVTNVVVTVIAILLVDRIGRRRLLLIGSVGMFVSLAVMSIGFAQATLVADSKGVLAPQLSGFWGVATLICANLFVVFFGASWGPVMWVLLGEMFPNRIRAMAMAIATAANWIFNFIITVTFPPLRDFSLGFTYGIYALFALLSFFFVLAKIPETKGMELEDMSMDTMTRKRTKVG from the coding sequence ATGCCGGCGCGGGATACGCGCTACTCCGATCACGGCGAGCGGCACCCGGCGAGGGCGACGGCGATCTCCGTGGCCGCCGCAGTCGGCGGATTTCTCTTCGGATTCGACACCTCTGTCATCAACGGCGCGGTCGACTCGATCAAGAGCCACTTCTCGCTCGGCTCGGGGGTCACCGGCTTCGTGGTGGCGGTCGCACTGATCGGCTCGGCCGTCGGCGCCTGGTACGCGGGGATGCTGGCCGACCGTTGGGGACGCCCGCGAGTGATGCTGATCGGGGCCGTGCTGTTCCTGGTCTCCTCGATCGGGTCCGGCCTGTCGTTCTCGGTCGTCGAACTCGGGATCTGGCGCTTCATCGGCGGTCTCGGCATCGGCGTGGCGTCGGTCATCGGGCCCACCTACATCTCCGAGGTCGCCCCGGCAGGTCTGCGCGGCCGACTGGCCTCGCTGCAGCAGATGGCCATCGTGCTCGGCATCTTCGTCGCGCTGCTGTCGGACGCGTGGCTGGCCGGCGGCAACGGCGGTGCGCTGGCCACGACCTGGTTCGGCCTGCAGGCCTGGCGCTGGATGTTCCTGGTCGGCGTGGTGCCCTCGATCATCTACGGGCTGCTCTCGCTCGGCATCCCGGAATCACCGCGGTTCCTGGTGGCCAGGGGCAAGGACGAGGCGGCCGCGAAGGTGCTCCGTCGCGTGCTGGGTGAAACGCCCGAGCAGATCGACGAGCGGATCGTCGACATCCGCAAGTCCGTCACCCGCGAGGACAAGCCGTCGTTCAAGGATCTGCGGGGGCGGCGTTTCGGTCTGCATCCGCTGGTCTGGGTCGGGATCCTGCTGGCCGCGTTCCAGCAACTGGTCGGAATCAACGTGATCTTCTACTACTCGACGTCACTCTGGAAGTCGGTCGGCTTCAAGGACTCCTTCTCCTACACCGCGTCGGTGATCACGTCCGTCACGAACGTCGTGGTGACCGTCATCGCCATCCTGCTGGTCGACCGGATCGGCCGGCGCAGGCTGCTGCTGATCGGCTCCGTCGGGATGTTCGTCTCGCTGGCCGTGATGTCCATCGGCTTCGCCCAGGCGACCCTGGTGGCCGATTCCAAAGGTGTCCTGGCGCCCCAACTCTCCGGCTTCTGGGGTGTAGCGACACTGATCTGCGCCAACCTTTTCGTGGTGTTCTTCGGTGCATCGTGGGGCCCGGTGATGTGGGTGCTGCTCGGGGAGATGTTCCCGAACCGGATCCGCGCGATGGCGATGGCCATCGCCACGGCCGCGAACTGGATCTTCAACTTCATCATCACGGTGACGTTCCCGCCGCTGCGGGACTTCTCGCTCGGATTCACCTACGGCATCTATGCGCTGTTCGCCCTGTTGTCGTTCTTCTTCGTGCTCGCCAAGATTCCCGAGACCAAAGGCATGGAGCTGGAGGACATGTCGATGGACACCATGACCCGCAAGCGGACCAAGGTCGGTTGA
- a CDS encoding PASTA domain-containing protein — protein MGKRPIEVPDLIGLTFADARLIGESAGLVVVGHAPDGSAVDQDSEGIVVEQTPAAPAVAVRGDVLDLRVGRGDGRAKDPEPRRPPPLLSTDLADLGDPDGDLELVPA, from the coding sequence ATGGGTAAGCGTCCTATCGAGGTCCCCGACCTCATCGGCCTGACGTTCGCCGACGCCCGTTTGATCGGTGAGAGCGCCGGTCTCGTGGTCGTCGGTCACGCTCCGGACGGCAGTGCGGTGGACCAGGACTCGGAGGGCATCGTCGTCGAGCAGACGCCGGCGGCACCGGCCGTGGCCGTCCGCGGGGACGTGCTCGACCTCCGGGTCGGACGGGGCGATGGCCGCGCCAAGGATCCGGAACCGCGCCGGCCGCCTCCCCTGCTCAGTACCGATCTGGCTGACCTGGGCGACCCGGACGGCGACCTGGAACTGGTTCCCGCCTGA
- a CDS encoding putative quinol monooxygenase: MTQPAAGPVHVVAVITGKPGTGDVLEPMLIALAEGTHTEPDCLLYGLQRGLENPDQFTTVEKWTSTDALAAHLSTPHVQTALGSAGEYLAEPPLIIPSLPVAAGDASKSAY, encoded by the coding sequence ATGACCCAGCCAGCAGCAGGTCCTGTCCACGTGGTCGCCGTGATCACCGGAAAGCCCGGAACCGGCGACGTGCTCGAGCCCATGCTCATCGCCCTGGCCGAGGGAACCCACACGGAGCCGGACTGTCTTCTCTACGGCCTGCAGCGCGGGTTGGAGAACCCCGATCAGTTCACCACCGTCGAGAAGTGGACCTCGACCGACGCACTGGCCGCACATCTGAGCACCCCGCACGTGCAGACGGCTCTCGGATCGGCCGGTGAGTACCTGGCCGAGCCTCCACTGATCATCCCGAGCCTGCCGGTCGCGGCCGGCGATGCGAGCAAGAGCGCCTACTGA
- a CDS encoding carbonic anhydrase, with protein MSATDEYLTNNRAYAATFTGPLPLPPSKHVAVLACMDARLDVYRLLGLGDGESHVIRNAGGVVTDDEIRSLAISQRLLGTREIILIHHTDCGMLTFTDDAFKAGIAEEVGVKPPWSPESFTDLGADVRQSIARIRNSPYIPYTDQVRGFVFDVATGLLDEVV; from the coding sequence ATGTCTGCCACCGACGAATACCTGACGAACAACCGCGCCTACGCCGCCACCTTCACCGGCCCGCTCCCATTGCCGCCGTCCAAGCACGTCGCCGTCCTGGCCTGCATGGACGCCCGCCTCGACGTCTATCGGCTCCTCGGTCTCGGGGACGGCGAATCGCACGTGATCCGCAACGCGGGCGGAGTGGTCACCGATGACGAGATCCGCTCGCTGGCCATCAGCCAACGTCTGCTCGGTACCAGGGAGATCATCCTGATCCACCACACCGACTGCGGCATGCTGACTTTCACCGATGATGCGTTCAAGGCCGGGATCGCCGAGGAGGTCGGCGTGAAGCCCCCTTGGTCACCGGAGTCGTTCACCGACCTGGGCGCCGACGTCCGGCAGTCCATCGCCCGGATCAGGAACAGCCCCTACATCCCGTACACCGATCAGGTCCGTGGATTCGTCTTCGACGTCGCCACCGGCCTGCTCGACGAGGTCGTCTGA
- a CDS encoding DUF4395 family protein — protein sequence MGATLSVAALITFYAGAPVVAWVLVGLITAAALLESALGICLGCTVFGRLQAMGVIPASVCEACNDVRLRHKVAATT from the coding sequence ATCGGGGCGACCCTGAGCGTCGCCGCGCTGATCACCTTCTACGCAGGTGCTCCGGTGGTGGCCTGGGTCCTCGTCGGCCTGATCACCGCGGCAGCCCTGCTGGAGTCGGCGCTGGGGATCTGTCTGGGCTGCACGGTCTTCGGCCGTCTGCAGGCGATGGGCGTCATTCCCGCGTCGGTCTGCGAAGCCTGCAATGACGTCCGACTCCGTCACAAGGTCGCCGCCACCACCTGA
- a CDS encoding putative leader peptide, protein MCRRHVDLQRVSSALCCVTS, encoded by the coding sequence GTGTGTCGTCGCCACGTCGATCTGCAGCGGGTATCCAGCGCACTCTGTTGCGTCACCTCCTGA
- a CDS encoding PLP-dependent aminotransferase family protein, whose product MPATIDRAGVPEQETAVRVAARVSALSTAAPFARPARQPGGPAPILLVSGAPAPESLPLADFRRAADHIFADRPGGEAALDYGPHAGLPGLREWIGRREDADPAQVLVTNGALHGISLIFSTLLDHGDVVVLDDPVFPDTVRIAEQYGATILPVAVGSDGIDVQAIADHLRAGVRIKVVYTVPDFHNPSGGVLPASDRLWLVDLAERYGFVIVSDNPYRDTTFGGGYVDDFAVGSSHVVRVGTFTKTLGAGWRLGWLIAPPWLVPHLENVRRRIDFHSGTVGQSIVLELLGEPGWFDRLLVRNRSIHREKAAVFSKALAAHTSGDLEFTAPDGGFFVWATLTSPERTAAPLVSAAAARGLLLTSGRHFAADGGRQWNRHLRFAFSAPTVDQLPVAAQRLAAALDDTR is encoded by the coding sequence GTGCCAGCAACTATCGATCGGGCCGGCGTGCCCGAGCAGGAAACCGCGGTCCGGGTCGCGGCCCGCGTGTCTGCACTGTCGACCGCGGCGCCGTTCGCCCGTCCGGCCCGTCAACCGGGTGGGCCCGCGCCCATTCTGCTGGTCAGCGGTGCACCGGCCCCCGAATCCCTGCCACTGGCGGACTTCCGCCGGGCAGCAGATCACATCTTCGCGGATCGGCCCGGGGGCGAGGCGGCTCTTGACTACGGCCCCCACGCCGGACTCCCCGGGCTGCGGGAGTGGATCGGACGTCGGGAGGATGCGGATCCCGCCCAGGTTCTGGTGACCAACGGTGCACTGCATGGGATCTCGCTGATCTTCAGTACCCTGTTGGATCACGGAGATGTGGTCGTGCTGGACGATCCGGTGTTCCCCGACACCGTCCGGATCGCCGAGCAGTACGGCGCCACCATACTGCCGGTCGCCGTCGGGAGCGACGGCATCGACGTGCAGGCGATCGCCGACCACCTCCGCGCCGGAGTACGGATCAAGGTCGTCTACACGGTGCCGGATTTCCACAACCCCAGCGGTGGGGTGCTTCCCGCCTCCGACCGCCTCTGGCTGGTCGATCTGGCGGAGCGCTACGGCTTCGTGATCGTGTCCGACAACCCCTACCGTGACACCACTTTCGGTGGTGGCTACGTCGACGATTTCGCGGTTGGGTCGAGTCACGTGGTCCGCGTGGGGACTTTCACCAAAACCCTCGGGGCCGGGTGGCGCCTCGGGTGGCTGATCGCTCCGCCATGGTTGGTGCCACATCTGGAGAACGTCCGCCGCCGCATCGATTTCCACTCGGGCACGGTCGGCCAGAGCATCGTCCTGGAACTGCTCGGCGAACCCGGCTGGTTCGACCGACTGCTCGTCCGCAACCGATCGATCCACCGGGAGAAGGCGGCGGTCTTCTCGAAAGCTCTGGCCGCACACACCTCTGGGGATCTGGAATTCACCGCACCCGACGGTGGGTTCTTCGTCTGGGCCACGCTGACCTCGCCGGAGCGCACGGCGGCGCCGCTCGTCTCGGCGGCAGCGGCGCGTGGCCTGTTGCTGACCTCCGGACGTCATTTCGCGGCCGACGGCGGTCGCCAATGGAACCGGCATCTCCGGTTCGCCTTTTCCGCGCCGACCGTGGACCAGCTACCCGTTGCAGCACAACGACTTGCGGCTGCTCTCGACGACACCCGCTGA
- a CDS encoding ABC transporter substrate-binding protein produces the protein MNTFPPQHPARPHRPARRQRLGLTVGALLVALLAGACSSAAASVTGSSASSAGSTRSAAPASGAAGSAAANRSGLDLTGVTLRIGDTGYALQQLILQKAGLDNTPYKITDSVFQGGNLQLEALGAGAIDLANASEIPPIFAARSGGVGSLVTIAVRQGTTLLQEVVVPAGSAITTVADLRGKKVAYVQNTTAHLFLFESLKKAGLNWADIAPVALSTSDGLAALLSGQVDALASYGNAIITAHAKGATTLVDARGLLSGNYPFLVLPKTLADPKLEAAIVDFFSREQRAYNWARAHPDEWAAVVASQTKQPVAQAKQTFVDGEKQRPSRFVTVTDAEIASQQSVLDTFVAAGIVKKSFDIKPFWTTSLNPDLTRIESEYVVG, from the coding sequence ATGAACACTTTTCCACCGCAACATCCTGCTCGACCGCACCGACCTGCCCGGCGGCAGCGACTGGGCCTGACGGTCGGCGCACTACTGGTCGCCCTGCTTGCCGGCGCGTGCAGCAGTGCCGCAGCATCGGTCACCGGGAGCTCAGCGAGCTCGGCCGGCTCGACCCGCTCCGCCGCACCGGCGAGCGGCGCCGCCGGGTCGGCCGCCGCCAATCGGTCCGGGCTCGACCTGACCGGCGTGACGCTGCGGATCGGGGACACCGGATATGCGCTGCAGCAACTGATCCTGCAGAAGGCCGGATTGGACAACACGCCCTACAAGATCACCGACAGTGTCTTCCAGGGCGGCAATCTCCAGCTCGAGGCGCTCGGGGCCGGTGCGATCGACCTGGCCAACGCCAGTGAGATCCCACCGATCTTCGCGGCCCGGAGCGGGGGAGTGGGCAGCCTCGTCACGATCGCCGTCCGGCAGGGGACGACCCTCCTGCAGGAGGTGGTGGTGCCGGCCGGCAGCGCGATCACGACGGTGGCCGACCTCCGGGGCAAGAAGGTGGCCTACGTGCAGAACACCACCGCCCACCTCTTCCTCTTCGAGAGCTTGAAGAAGGCGGGTCTGAACTGGGCGGACATCGCGCCGGTCGCCCTGTCGACCAGTGACGGTCTGGCGGCTCTGCTGTCCGGCCAGGTCGACGCGCTCGCCTCCTACGGCAATGCGATCATCACCGCCCACGCGAAGGGCGCGACCACGCTGGTCGACGCACGGGGTCTGCTGTCGGGCAACTACCCGTTCCTGGTCCTGCCCAAGACGCTCGCGGACCCGAAACTCGAGGCCGCGATCGTGGACTTCTTCTCCCGTGAGCAGCGCGCCTACAACTGGGCCAGGGCTCACCCCGACGAATGGGCAGCGGTGGTGGCGTCGCAGACGAAGCAGCCCGTGGCGCAGGCCAAGCAGACCTTCGTCGACGGGGAGAAGCAGCGGCCGAGCCGGTTCGTCACCGTGACCGACGCCGAGATCGCCTCGCAGCAGTCAGTTCTGGACACCTTCGTGGCTGCGGGCATCGTGAAGAAGTCGTTCGACATCAAGCCCTTCTGGACGACGTCGCTCAATCCCGACCTGACCAGGATCGAGAGTGAGTACGTTGTCGGCTGA
- a CDS encoding ABC transporter permease — translation MLVRARGNSTRRRRRIPRIVSKAISPVALVGLWQVASSQGWLSDNTLASPARVLSKAKELLGTGELQSAISASATRVGFGLLFGLSAALVLAVVSGLFRWGEDLVDAPIQMLRTIPVVGLIPLLIIWFGIGEEPKIVLIALGVFFPLYLNLFAGIRGTDPTLVEAGRTVGLNRWAQVRHVILPSALPSALVGLRYSIGVSWLILVFAETINATSGIGFLINQARDFYETDTILLCLVLYALLGLVADVLVRGLGKVVLSWRPTFATS, via the coding sequence GTGCTGGTACGGGCCAGGGGCAATTCGACGAGACGTCGCCGCCGCATCCCGCGCATCGTCAGCAAGGCGATCAGTCCGGTGGCGCTGGTCGGTCTGTGGCAGGTCGCCAGTTCGCAGGGATGGCTGTCGGACAACACGCTGGCGTCGCCGGCGCGGGTGCTCTCGAAAGCGAAGGAACTGCTGGGCACCGGCGAGTTGCAGTCGGCCATCTCGGCGTCGGCCACCCGGGTGGGATTCGGTCTGCTGTTCGGACTGTCGGCGGCGCTCGTCCTGGCCGTGGTGTCCGGGCTCTTCCGCTGGGGCGAGGACCTGGTCGACGCGCCGATCCAGATGTTGCGAACCATTCCCGTGGTCGGGCTGATCCCGTTGCTGATCATCTGGTTCGGGATCGGCGAGGAACCCAAGATCGTCCTGATCGCGCTGGGGGTCTTCTTCCCGCTGTACCTCAATCTGTTCGCCGGCATCCGAGGTACCGATCCGACCCTGGTGGAGGCCGGCCGCACGGTCGGCCTGAACCGGTGGGCCCAGGTCCGCCACGTCATCCTGCCGTCTGCTCTACCCAGTGCGCTGGTCGGGCTGCGCTATTCGATCGGTGTCTCGTGGCTCATCCTGGTCTTCGCCGAAACCATCAACGCCACATCGGGTATCGGTTTCCTGATCAACCAGGCACGCGACTTCTACGAGACCGACACCATCTTGCTCTGCCTGGTGCTCTACGCGCTGCTCGGGCTCGTCGCCGACGTGCTGGTCCGTGGACTCGGAAAGGTGGTGCTGTCATGGCGGCCGACGTTCGCGACGAGTTGA
- a CDS encoding ABC transporter ATP-binding protein — translation MAADVRDELRPSAAGRSAVRVRGLSKSFGDRSIIENLDLDIAPGEFVVLLGASGCGKSTLLRVLADLDREVSGVIEVAAQRAVAFQSPRLPWKRVWRNIVLGLPGRPSRSRADAALAEVGLGHRADVWPRVLSGGEAQRVSLARALVREPDLLLLDEPFSALDALTRLTAQSLVADLWALHRCAVLLVTHDVEEALLLADRVLVMDRGVIAHEVRVELPRPRDIVDPGLVSMRGELLERLGVIDH, via the coding sequence ATGGCGGCCGACGTTCGCGACGAGTTGAGACCGTCCGCCGCCGGGCGGAGCGCGGTGCGGGTACGGGGACTGTCCAAATCCTTCGGTGACCGTTCGATCATCGAGAACCTCGACCTGGACATCGCTCCCGGCGAGTTCGTGGTGCTGCTCGGGGCCAGTGGCTGCGGCAAGAGCACTCTGCTGCGGGTGCTGGCCGACCTGGACCGCGAGGTGTCGGGGGTCATCGAGGTGGCGGCGCAGCGTGCCGTCGCCTTCCAGTCACCGCGGTTGCCGTGGAAGAGGGTGTGGCGCAACATCGTTCTCGGGCTGCCGGGCCGTCCGAGCCGGAGTAGGGCTGATGCGGCCCTCGCCGAGGTGGGACTGGGCCACCGGGCGGACGTGTGGCCCAGGGTGCTGTCCGGCGGCGAAGCCCAGCGGGTGTCCCTGGCCAGGGCTCTGGTCAGGGAACCCGACCTACTGCTCCTGGACGAGCCCTTCTCGGCACTCGATGCCCTGACGCGGTTGACCGCTCAGTCCTTGGTGGCGGACCTCTGGGCGCTGCACCGGTGTGCGGTGCTGCTGGTCACCCACGACGTCGAGGAAGCGCTGCTGCTGGCCGACCGGGTCCTGGTGATGGATCGCGGGGTCATCGCACACGAGGTCAGGGTCGAGTTGCCAAGACCCCGCGATATCGTTGACCCCGGGCTGGTGTCGATGCGCGGCGAACTTCTGGAGCGACTCGGTGTCATCGACCACTGA
- a CDS encoding HAD family hydrolase, with the protein MPDPAPTTCEPERLPVTVVLWDIDGTLSTTGGISSRAFLDAIQDVAGRRPDGRNLDLGGRIDAEIASTLLTSIDSDPALVPQVLARLHEIVMSRIDDFRANLRPLPGAAAVLARLEAAGVRQTVVTGNIESVGRLKLESAGLVPPIEPDLGGFGDHAQSRAAVAQLALDRVVAHRWADGPDQCWIVGDTPRDLLCARAIGVHCALVATGRHSMESMADLGADLVIPGLDRAEELFRRWNLIPVQ; encoded by the coding sequence GTGCCCGATCCCGCCCCGACCACGTGCGAACCCGAACGACTGCCGGTGACGGTGGTGCTCTGGGACATCGACGGGACTCTCTCGACCACCGGCGGGATCTCGAGCCGGGCCTTCCTCGATGCGATCCAGGACGTGGCCGGGCGGCGTCCGGACGGGCGCAATCTGGACCTCGGCGGACGGATCGATGCCGAAATCGCGTCGACGCTGTTGACCTCGATCGACAGCGACCCGGCACTGGTTCCGCAGGTCCTCGCCCGGCTGCACGAGATCGTGATGAGCCGGATCGACGATTTCCGGGCCAACCTGCGCCCGCTGCCCGGCGCCGCGGCGGTACTGGCCCGGCTGGAGGCGGCCGGTGTCCGGCAGACCGTGGTCACCGGGAACATCGAGAGCGTCGGGCGGCTCAAACTCGAGTCGGCCGGGCTCGTCCCCCCGATCGAACCGGATCTGGGCGGGTTCGGCGACCATGCCCAGAGCCGCGCCGCGGTGGCGCAGCTCGCACTGGACCGGGTCGTCGCGCATCGGTGGGCGGACGGGCCGGACCAGTGCTGGATCGTCGGCGACACTCCCCGGGACCTGCTGTGCGCCAGGGCTATCGGCGTGCACTGCGCACTGGTGGCCACCGGTCGGCATTCGATGGAGTCGATGGCCGACCTCGGCGCAGATCTCGTCATCCCCGGGCTCGATCGGGCGGAAGAGTTGTTCCGACGCTGGAATCTGATCCCGGTTCAGTAG